Genomic window (Sediminispirochaeta smaragdinae DSM 11293):
GTGAAAAGCGAGACATAAGCCTTGCCTTCGGCCTCTACAGCGGCAGCCGGTTCTCGGCTTCCACAGGAGAGAAATCATCGGATATTGAAGAGCTCTACAATAAAACGGTGGATAAGGGAGGACTTGCACCCGATGATACCAGAGGCCAGGTGACCGAGGATCTGGCAACGGTGAACGACCTCATCGATAAGATAGATGAATTGCTTACATATCCAGAGAGTGTAAACGAAGAGGATATTGAAGTCTTACATCAAATTTTCTCGACCCTTGACCAGCGCAAAGCGACCTACGAACGAAGGTAGTTATTTGGTATCATGGCAACGAAACCTTTCTCGAAAGCGGCGAAATTTTTCAGGCAGCGACATTACGAACAGGTAATCAGACTGCTTGAGCCGCAGGTCTTCCGTTTTCGAGAAAGCTTCAATTTTTACTATCTTTTGGGTTTCTCCTGCCTTCATATGGGCGACTTTGGGAGTGCCTACACCTATCTGAAACGCGGTCACGATATTAAACCTACCGACATCGAAACCCTTCTTGGACTTGCCTCGGTCCATTTAAAACGGCAGGAGACGGCGAAGGCAATTGAGCTGTGGCTCGAAGTCCTTGATTCCGATCGAAAAAATCAGTATGCACTTCGGGGACTGCGATTACTGAAAAAGAACAGTGATCCTGAGTTTATTATCGATTATACGGAATCCGGTAAGCTCGAACGCCTCATACCTCAGCCGGCGAGAACCTTTCCTCTATACCGTCTCCTTCTTGCCATCCTGCTTGCCGGCGTTGTTGCCGTACTTTTACTCGTTGCCCCATTTTCTCCCCTACGTATCACAAAGTCTGTAAGTGAGACATACCTGCCGGCCCTGGATATCGGTGACATCCCCAAGTTGACAGAGGTCGAAAAGAGTAATCATCCCTTCTCCTTCAGCGAAATGGAGATCCAGGAACTATTCGAGTCCATGGGGCGCTATTTTCGTGCCGGCCGGGATAACATGGTACGACGTGAAATTAATCGAATCCTTCTCTCCAACGCATCAGAGCCGGTTCGCGAAAAAGCCCGCTTTCTCATCGCCTCGCTGAAGGCACCTAGCTTCTCCAATTTTAAAGACAACTTTGCATACCGAGAAGTGATAAAGGAACCGGCCCTTTACGCAGGGTGCCATGTGGCTTGGAAGGGTGCTGTCAGTAATCTTCAGATCGGAGAACATGCCATCCAATTTGATCTTCTCGTCGGTTACGAAACCGGCCGTGTTCTTGAAGGGCAGGTCCCGGTAACGCTTCCTTTTTCTGTCCGTATCGACCCCGAACTGCCTATTGAGGTCCTTGGAAGTGTTGCACTCACCGGAAATCAAGACATTCCTTTTTCTCTTACGGCCCTTTCCGTACATCAGTTTCTCAAGGAGCAGCAATGAGAGCGGTAGTACAACGGGTAAAACGATGTACCGTTACCGTAGAGGGGCAGACCGTGGGTGAAATAGGCCATGGTCTTTTGGTCTATCTGGGCGTTGAGCATGAAGACGGAGAAAAGGACCTCTCCTATCTTGAGGAAAAAATCAGCGGCCTGCGCATATTTCAGGACGAGGCAGGAAAAATGAACCTCTCGGTGCTTGATGTCGAAGGTTCCATCCTCGTGGTTTCTCAGTTTACCCTTTGCGCGGATACCAGAAAAGGGAAGCGTCCAAGCTATAACTTTGCAGCCGATCCCGAAATAGCGAGGAAACTCTACCGCGAAATGGCGGAGCGGTTTTCCCGTCGAGGTATCCACACAGAGACGGGAAAATTCGGCGCTTCCATGGATGTTGATTATATCAATCAGGGTCCGGTCACAATCCTTCTCGACTCACGAAAGCGTTTCTGATAGGATAAATCATACGGGCGCTATTGTGCGTATACAGTCGAAGGGGGAGAAGTATGGCAAAGAAAACGATGACGGCTTCAGCTTCTTACGAAAATAGGGAAGAGAAAGAGAAGGCGCTGGAAGCAGCCCGTCTGCAGATTGAAAAGCAATTTGGGAAGGGTTCTCTCATGAAGCTCGGCGGTGAGAATCGTCAGGGTAATATTGAAACAATTCCCTCCGGATCGATTCTCCTTGATGCCGCCCTGGGGGTCGGAGGCTATCCCAAGGGACGTATCGTCGAAATATACGGCCCGGAATCGTCGGGAAAAACAACGCTGGCTCTCCATGCCATTGCAGAATGCCAGAAGCAGGGAGGCATCGCCGCTTTCATTGATGCCGAACATGCCCTCGACCCTGTCTACGCCCGAAACCTCGGCGTCAATATCGATGAGATGTGGGTCAGCCAGCCGGATACCGGTGAGCAAGCCCTGGAGATTGCCGAAAGCCTTGTCAGGTCCGGAGCCGTGGATATTATCGTCGTGGACTCTGTGGCAGCCCTTACTCCCCAAGCGGAAATCGAGGGCGATATGGGTGATTCCCACATGGGATTGCAGGCGCGTCTTATGAGTCAGGCCCTCCGAAAGCTTACGGGCATTATCTCCAAGAGCGGAGCTTGTCTTATCTTCATTAACCAGATCCGAATGAAGATCGGGGTAATGTTCGGAAACCCGGAAACGACTACCGGAGGTAAGGCGCTTAAATTCTACTCCTCTGTGAGAATTGAGGTACGGAGAATCGAGACCATCTCCAAGGGGGCTGATGAGGCGATCGGTAACCGAGTACGAATAAAGATTGCCAAAAACAAGGTTGCTCCTCCCTTTAAAAAGGCCGAACTTGAAATTATCTTTGGCAAAGGAATCTCGGCCAGTGCAAGTTTGCTTGATGCGGCGTTGAAATTCGAAGTCATTCAGAAAAGCGGTTCCTGGTACTCCTACGGTGAAGAAAGAATCGGTCAGGGACGGGAAAATGCAAAACTCTTCCTTGAGACGAATGCCGATGTGGCAGAGGAAATCGATAAAAAGGTTCGTGTACTCCTTTTCCCCGAACCTACGCCGGAAACCAAGCAGAAGGAAGTGCCCAAGGAGGAAGACAAATCCGCTGAACGAAAATTACCGAAATCCAAGAAGAGCGAGCCGGCCGAAGAGACGGAGCTTTTTTAAATGGCAGAATTGACCGAAACCGATGCCGTTGTATCGAGTTCGGAAAGCAAGCAGCGATTCAAACTTGGTGAGTTCGAAGGTCCGCTCGATCTCTTGCTTTTTCTGATCCGAAAAAACGAAGTCAATATCTACGATATCCCCATTGCCGAAATAACCGATCAGTACATCAGTTATCTGGAATATGCTACTAGTATTGATCTTGATGATCTGACCGAATTTTATCTTCTTGCCTCGACATTGCTCTACATTAAAAGTCAGATGCTGCTTCCTGTAGAAGTCGATTTCGGTGAGGATTACGAAGATCCCAGGCAGGAACTTGTCGAACGGCTTATCGAGTATCAGAAATTTAAAGAAATCAGTAAGTTAATGGAAGAAAAAGAGCGTGCATCCGAATGGACCATCGAACGAAAAAAGAAACAGCGCACCCTTCCGTTCTCCGAGGAAGACGACATCTGGGAGCAGATTGAGGTTTGGGACCTATTGAAAAGTTTTTCCACTATGATCGGGACCCTTTCACACGAACGAATCATCGATCTCTATGAAGAGGTCACCATAAATGAAAAAATCAGCCTGATTCATGAATTACTGGAAGGAAAGGATCATTTTTTGTTTACCGATCTGATAAAAAAGGAAACATCGACGATGGAGGTCGTGTGTGCCTTTCTTGCAATCCTGGAAAGCGTTAAAATCAAATTGATTTCCATCTTTCAGAACCGTCTTTTCGGTGATATACAGATTAGAAAACGTGTGCCCCTGCCTGGAGAACATTTTGAGGCCTATGATTTTTCAGACGAGGATACACAGGAATAAGAGGTGATGAAACTGGACCGGGAAACAGCATTGATAGAAGCCATTTTATTTCTCGAGGGAGACCCGATCAATACGAAGCAGCTGGTAAAATTCTCGAACCTCTCCCTTGAGGTGGTGGAGCACGCCCTTACGCAGCTTCACGAACGCTATGCTTCGGAGGATTCCGGCATCGAACTGGTGGAAGTCGGAGGCGGGTGGCAGTTGGTTCCGAAGGCCGAGCTATGGGATTATCTCAAAGATCGCTATGGCAAGCACAACGATAACAAGCTCTCCCGTGCGGCCCTTGAGACACTTTCGATCATCGCCTATAGTCAGCCGATAACTAGAGGGGAAATTGAGAACATCAGGGGTGTTTCCGCCGATAGCATGATCAAACTCCTTCAGAATCGGGGATTGGTCAAGGGCATTGGAAAAAAGGACGTTCCTGGAAAGCCGACCCAGTACGGCACAACAAAGGAGTTCCTCAAGCTGTTCAGACTTAAAAGTATATCCGACCTTCCGAAACTTGATGATATAAATAGGGATCGGTTCGAACTGAATGGATAAGGACGATAAGAAAAAGAGGCCGGATGAGGCCGTGAGGCTTCAGCTCTACCTGGCAAGAAGCGGAGTAGGCTCACGCAGGGCCTGCGAGAAGCTTATCAGCGAGGGATGCGTCAGGGTAAACGGGCAAGTAGCCAACTCCCAGGGAATAAAGGTTGTTCCTGGAAGGGATAGCGTTACCTATCGAGGCAAGCCTGTCTTTCCCACTGGCAAACACTACTACATCGCTCTCAACAAACCTGTTCGTTATCTTTGTACCCATTATGATTTGGAGGGGCGTCCCTTAGCCGAAGACCTTATAAAGGGGAAGTTTCCGGTCCGTCTTTTTAATGTGGGACGACTTGATTTTCTTTCCTCCGGTTTGATTTTCTTTACCAACGACGGCGAATTCGCCAAAATCATCACCCATCCCTCGCACGAGATCGAAAAGGAATATGTAGTGGAGACTGCGAAACGGCTTAGTTCAGAGCTATTGGAAGAGTTCCGCAAGGGGGTCGTTGTAGAAGGCGAGCTCTACCGTATTCATGCATACAACATTATCTCTCCGGTGAAAGTCAAAATCGTTCTGAGGGAAGGCAAAAACAGGGAAATCAGAAAACTCTTTACCAGTAAAAACATAAAGGTAAAACGCCTGCACAGGGTGCGCATCGGCCCCGTTCAGATAGCAGGCATGCATCCTGGTGAGTTCAGAAATCTCAAACCCAAAGAGATTGCCTGGTTCATGAAACAGCAAAAGGGAGAAAAAAGGTGATCGTAGCAATCGACGGACCGGCGGGGGTCGGGAAAAGTACCATTGCAAAAGCCATTGCGCAGAGAAGCGCTTTTTTTTATATCAGTTCAGGAAAATTCTACCGGGCGGTCACCCTTTATGCCCTCGAACAGGGGATTGATGTTGAAAAGAAAGAGGGATTGGTCGATCTCGTGGCCTCCCTCTCTTTTTCAATACGACAAGGTGAATTGTATATCGGAGCCCGTAATGTGGAGCCCTTCCTCCATACCGACCGTATCGACGCATTGGTAGCGACCGTTAGTGCGTATCCTCCCTTACGAGAGGAAATCAATAAGGCGCTCCGAAAAACTACCGCGGAGATGAATGTTGTCATGGAGGGAAGGGATATCACGACTGTCGTTTTTCCCGATGCAGAGGTAAAGATATTCTTGGATGCCAGTGTAGAGACCAGAGCAATGCGCAGGTTCAGGCAGGGAACCAGTGAACTCTCCTATGACGAACTCGTCGACTCAATCAGAAGTCGGGATACCATCGACAGAGAGAAACCGGTGGGCGGACTCAAAGTCGCCGACGATGCTCTCTATATAGATAGCTCGGACTTGACCATAGATCAAGTTTGTGAGAAAGTGGTACAAGAAATATTCAGAGCTGAACAAAAGGTAAACCAGGAGAAAGATGGTAGTGATGACTGAGAAGGATTCCGAGAAAAGCACAGACATTCAGGCTTCTCTGCAGGAAGAGTACCTGAAATCTCTCGAAGAGTTGGAAGAAGGTCAACTCGTCGAGGGGTCCGTAATCCAGGTCGGACCGGAAAATGTTTTTGTCGACGTGGGTTATAAATCCGAGGGTAAGATCCCTCTTTCTGAATTCGAAACCACACCCGAGATTGGTGATATCGTTAATGTTGTTCTTGTTCGCAAGGAAGGAAAAGGCGGACAGGTTGTCGTTTCGAAAAATAAGGCCGACGTTAAACTCTTTTGGAAAGAGCTTCGAGAGGCTTTTGACAATGAGCAGCCCGTTGAAGGCACCTTTGACAAGGTGATCAAGGGCGGGTTTGAAGTCGATTTGGGACATGGCGTTAGAGGTTTCTGTCCCATGTCGAAAACCGATGTACAGCGGGTGGAAAATCCCGATGAGTACATCGGCCTGAAGGGCAAGTTTCTAATCGACAGGCTTTACAGCGACAACAAACTGAAGATTGTTCTGTCTCGCCGCGGCTTTATGGAGCGTGATATCGCCGAACGGAAAGAGAAGTTTTTCAGCGAAACCTCCATAGGCGATGTGGTCACAGGAACGGTAAAAAGCTTTACCAGTTTCGGTGCCTTTATCGATCTCGGCGGATTCGACGGTTTGCTTCATATCAATGATATGAGTTGGGGGCATGTCACTCGCCCGAAGGATTATGTCAAGAAGGGACAGGAAGTTGAGCTGAAGGTGATCAAGCTTGATCCAGAGGAGCAGAAGATCAATCTTTCGCTTAAACACTTTACCCCGGATCCATGGCTTGCTTTCGAAGCGAAGTACCAGGTTAACGATATTGTTAAGGGAACCGTAACCAAGCTTACCGATTTCGGTGCTTTCATCGAACTTGAAGAAGGAATTGAGGGGCTTGCACATATTTCCGAGCTTTCGTGGGTTAAGCGGATCAACCACCCCAAAGAGGTGTTGAATATCGGTGATGAAGTCGATGTGATGATACTTTCCTACGACATCCAGCAGGGTAGGGTGAGCCTCGGTCTAAAACAGGTTCGTCCAAATCCGTGGGATACCATTGCCGACTCCTATCCCGTAGGTACCAGGCTCACCAGAAAGGTAGTCAAAATTACCAATGCAGGGGCCTTTGTGGAGCTTGAAGAGGGAATCGACGGCTTCCTCCATTCCGATGATCTCTCATGGACCCGGAAAATCAAGAATCCCGGTTCTGTTTTGAAGGCCGGTGAAGAGATTGATGTAGTTGTTATTAGTGTCGATGAGGAAAGTCATCGGATTCGGCTCGGTGTAAAGCAGCTTGAAGAGGATCCCTGGCAGAGCCTCAGAAAAACCTATCCCAAGGGGAGCGTTATTGAGGGAGAAATCACCAGCGTTACCGATTTTGGGGTGTTTGTGCGCGTTCCCGGCGGCATCGAAGGGTTGATTAATAAGTTCAATCTTACTCAACCCGGCGAAGAAGTAAGCGATGAAGTACTCTCACGCTTTAGCCCCGGTGAAAAAATCACCTGTCTTGTGACGGACATTAACCCGCACAGTCAACGGTTGAGTCTCTCCATTCGTGAATACCAGAGAAATCTTCAGCGAAAGGAAATTTCCAAGTATATCCACGATGAAGATGAGGAAACAACCGTCACCTTTGCCGACATCTTGAAGGAGAAGGGTGATTCGCTCGACTCATAGAAGGTATGCTTAACGTCGATGCACAACGGCTTGAGACCCTCATTGAGATCAATGAGCTTATTAATACAGATTTTCAGGATAGTCGTTCCCTCCTGACGAGAATACTCGAGTCAGCCACACGGCTGACTGGGGGGGAGGCTTCTTCACTTCTTCTTTTAGATCCGGTAAATCGTAAACTCTACTTTGAAATAGCCTTGGGATCGAAGGGTCCCGAAATGAAACGGTTTAGTCTCGATCTGGGTGAGGGGATTGCCGGTTGGGTTGCACAGCACAACCGCTCGCTCATTGTAAATGACGTTGAAAATGACAAACGTTTTTTTGCGCCGATAAGTAAAACGATTGGGTTTAAAACCGATTCAATTCTTGCCGTTCCGATGCGACTTCGGGAACAGTGTATCGGCGTCATCGAAATTGTCAACAGGAAAGAGGGAAATGCCTTTTCCCAAGATGATTTGCAGTGGCTCGAGGTCTTTGCTAACCAGGCTGCCTTAGCCATTCAGAATGCAAAGGAGTACCAAAAGCTTCTTGAAGAGGTACATCAATTGCGCCACAAGGTCGACGATAGCACCGAATTCCATCATTTTGTCGGTACCAGTAATCTCATTCGAGAAAAACTTGAGCTTGCACGAAGAATCGGTGCAACAGAATCCTCTGTCCTTCTTATAGGAGAAAGCGGAAGCGGAAAAGAGCTGTTTGCAGAACGGATACATCTTGAAAGCATGCGTAGAGAAAAACCCTTCATACGAGTCAATTGTGCAGCTCTTCCTGAACATCTTCTCGAAAGTGAATTATTCGGTCATGTAAAGGGTGCCTTTACCGATGCATCGAAAGAACGCATAGGGAGATTTGAACTTGCCGACGGCGGAACCATTTTTCTGGACGAAGTAGGGGAACTGCCTCTTTCGGTTCAGGCTAAGCTCCTGAGGGTGATTCAGCATCAGGTTTTCGAAAAGGTCGGCAGCAGTGAACCATGCAGGGTTGATACACGAATCATTGCGGCTACCAATAGAAATCTCGAAGAGGCAATGGATAAGGGGCTATTTCGGCAGGATCTTTACTACCGCCTTAATGTGCTTCCTTTCGTCGTTCCTCCATTGAGGGATCGACCTGAGGATATCCCCGTACTTGCCGATTATTTTTTTAGAAAGACAAAGCGTGAACTGGGGCGTACCGTCTCGGGATTTTCGGCAGAAGCGATGGATGCTCTGCTTTCCTACCGGTGGCCGGGGAACGTCCGGGAATTGGAAAATGTCGTTGAACGAGCCATTGTTATCTCTACCCACGAGTTGATACGCCCGGAGGACCTTATGTTACCGGGCTCATCGTCCCTTACCCCCGATGCCTATGCAGGAAGCAGCCTAAAGGAGGCTGTCCTTCAGTTTAAGCGACATTTCATTACCAAAGCATTGGAAGAACATAACTGGAACCAGACCGATACCGCAAAAGCGGTGGGAATACAAAGAACATATTTATCCAAACTGATAAAGGAACTGGAAATCTCTCGATAGATCAAAGGAGTAGATAGTAGGATCATGGCAAAAATCTACGATGAAAAAACAGCAACGAGTACATCCGCGAAGATTGCATCCGGGTTACACAAATACCGCAAGGTAATTCTCTACACGCTTATCGCCGTTGCGGTGATTCTTGCTGCCTTGGCGATTGCTTCGGTACTTAAGCAGCGAAAAACCGATGCAGGAACCATAGTTGCCGAAGAACTTCAGGAAAGCTACGCAAAGTGGCTTCAGGCTTCCGACGATGAAAAGGCTTCTCTCGAGAAAGAGGTTGTCGCTAAGGCCGACGCTATCAAGGCAAAATACCGCGGGACCTTTCCCCATCAGCGGGCGCTCCTTGTATTGGGAAACCTTGCCTTCGAAAAGAGCCAGTGGGATGATGCGCAAAAGGATTTCGCCGAACTTGCTAAGGAGTATCCCAAAAGTTACCTCGCCCCTGTTGCTCTTATGAACCAGGCGACTGCACTTGAAGAAGCTGGTAACAATAAAGAGGCAGTCGAAATTTACCAGAAAGTCTTTGATACATATAAAGAAACCAGCCCCGATGCACCGCGGGCCCTTTTTTCTATTGCAAGGCTCTATGAAACAACCGGGCAGAAAGAGGCCGCCCTTGATGCCTACAGGGAAGTCGCCGACAGCTTCCCAGACAGTGATTGGACAAAACTGTCCAGGGATCGTATAATCTACCTGGAAACACATTAGTGGGGAGAGGCAGCGCAGAATGAAAACCGCAAGAAAGCGTTTACCATTTTTCGAAACCCATTTCTTCGGTTTTTTCATTGCGCTGCTTGTCGTTGTTTTTTTCGCACTTATTAATAATTACACCTCGTTTTTCAGTAATATCGAAGATAAGGTCCTTGATCTGCATTTTCGTTACAAAGATGTCTACGAAAACAAAAGTAGACAGGAAGGGGTGTATGAAGTAGCCGAGAATCCGAATATCAATAAGGACATCCTTATTGTCGGCATCGACTTTCGTACCCTTAACCGGTTGGGCCGTTGGCCCTTTCCCCGTTATACCCATGCAGCGCTTTTAAACACCTTTTCGCGTATTCAGGACCAAAGCCAGCGGGAGCGGTCGGTCTTTCTGGATATCTTTTTCAACGAACCTGCGGACAATGCCATAGACGACGTTATTCTCCTTGAAAGCATGGGAGAAAACGGCAGGGTCTTTCTCGAGACTTTGATGGACGAGGTTCCGCCTCCGAAGGAAGATGCGACAGGGCTTTTCGAACGACAAAACACCCTCATTCAAACCCACGGGGCAATTAATAATATCCAAGGTGATTGGAAGTCGATGATCAGCTTTCCGGGCCTCCAGCCTCCGTTGAGCCCTTACGGAAGAAAGGCCGCAGGATTCGGTCATGCAAATTACCTTAAAGATGCCGATGAGGTATTCAGGCGCCAACCTTTGATCGTAAAATCATCCCAACTGCTTGAGGAAATTCCACTCCAGAATATCACGCCGGGATTTTCTGTGGATGAGGATCACTTTCAGCGACTGGCGTGGACCGATGAGACGGGGGGGCAACACAACATACCGTACCCCATCACCGAAAAAGTACTTGAAAAGATTTCTGCCGAGATCGATGCAAAATCACCAAAACGGGTAGTGGACAACGATGGGGACGGAGAACCGGACGAGAGCTATTCCATCGTAAAACTTTATCAGGATCGTTTTCTGCCCTCTATAACCCTTTCCCTGGCGCTTGACTATTTCAATAAGCGGATTGACGACATTGAGATTGTCCTCGGGAAACAGATTCATATTCCCCAGCCGCAGTACTTCGATGCGGAAAAAAATATCTGGGTTCCCTATCAAATGCTTCTTAAACCGGCTCTCTACGATACGGACGGGAATGAGGTCGAAGCTGCAGAAACAAAGGTTCTTCATGATATAAACATTCCGATAGACAGAGACGGGAACATGCTGATCAACTTTATGGGCTTTCCCAGTTTTGCCACTACCGGATCACGTCAAACCTTCCCTGTACGTTCTTATTCCGCCTATGCCTCAAATCCCCCGGGACTTGACCCGGCAAAATGGCCGAGAACAAGGGCCCTTACCAATAAGATCGTCATGGTCGGAGCCTTTGCCCGCGGGATTGCCGACGATGAAAAGCCGACCCCCTTCGGCCTGATGTATGGTGTTGAGATCCATGCAAACGCCCTCAATACCATTCTCATGAATAAATTCATCCATAGCGTGCCCTTTTGGGTCAATCTACTGGTCTTGGCTGCAATGGTATTTCTGGTGAGTCTGCTCAGCTCCAGATTCTCGACAATCTGGGCCTTTATAGCCCTGCTCCTGCTGGTCGCATCCCTCTTTATCACCGCTTCGATCCTTTTCGACCGCAGTGCCCTTCTTCTTGAATTCACCACACCGGCCCTTGCCTCGCTTTTTGCCTTTCTTTCCATTATTGCCTACAGGGCCATGACGGAAGAGAAGGATAAACGGCGCATCAGATCGATGTTCGGAACCTATGTCAGTCCCAAGGTCGTCGACCAGATCCTTGCCAATCCCCCCGAGCTCGGTGGGGTGGACAAAGAGCTGACCGTCTTTTTTTCCGATATACGAGGCTTCACCACCATCAGCGAAAGCATGACACCCCAGGAGCTGGTAAAAATCCTCAACCGCTACCTTACGGCCATGACCGATATTGTTCTGGAACACGAGGGGACCTTGGACAAGTACGAAGGTGATGCCATCATGTGTTTCTGGGGCGCTCCGGTATCTCAGAGCGACCATGCCCTACGGGCCTGCAAATGTGCGGTTCAGCAGCTTGAGGCCCTTAAAAAGCTGAATGCACAGCTGCCGGAATCGCAGCGGATCGATATCGGGA
Coding sequences:
- a CDS encoding tetratricopeptide repeat protein — encoded protein: MATKPFSKAAKFFRQRHYEQVIRLLEPQVFRFRESFNFYYLLGFSCLHMGDFGSAYTYLKRGHDIKPTDIETLLGLASVHLKRQETAKAIELWLEVLDSDRKNQYALRGLRLLKKNSDPEFIIDYTESGKLERLIPQPARTFPLYRLLLAILLAGVVAVLLLVAPFSPLRITKSVSETYLPALDIGDIPKLTEVEKSNHPFSFSEMEIQELFESMGRYFRAGRDNMVRREINRILLSNASEPVREKARFLIASLKAPSFSNFKDNFAYREVIKEPALYAGCHVAWKGAVSNLQIGEHAIQFDLLVGYETGRVLEGQVPVTLPFSVRIDPELPIEVLGSVALTGNQDIPFSLTALSVHQFLKEQQ
- the dtd gene encoding D-aminoacyl-tRNA deacylase, whose product is MRAVVQRVKRCTVTVEGQTVGEIGHGLLVYLGVEHEDGEKDLSYLEEKISGLRIFQDEAGKMNLSVLDVEGSILVVSQFTLCADTRKGKRPSYNFAADPEIARKLYREMAERFSRRGIHTETGKFGASMDVDYINQGPVTILLDSRKRF
- the recA gene encoding recombinase RecA, with product MAKKTMTASASYENREEKEKALEAARLQIEKQFGKGSLMKLGGENRQGNIETIPSGSILLDAALGVGGYPKGRIVEIYGPESSGKTTLALHAIAECQKQGGIAAFIDAEHALDPVYARNLGVNIDEMWVSQPDTGEQALEIAESLVRSGAVDIIVVDSVAALTPQAEIEGDMGDSHMGLQARLMSQALRKLTGIISKSGACLIFINQIRMKIGVMFGNPETTTGGKALKFYSSVRIEVRRIETISKGADEAIGNRVRIKIAKNKVAPPFKKAELEIIFGKGISASASLLDAALKFEVIQKSGSWYSYGEERIGQGRENAKLFLETNADVAEEIDKKVRVLLFPEPTPETKQKEVPKEEDKSAERKLPKSKKSEPAEETELF
- a CDS encoding segregation and condensation protein A, giving the protein MAELTETDAVVSSSESKQRFKLGEFEGPLDLLLFLIRKNEVNIYDIPIAEITDQYISYLEYATSIDLDDLTEFYLLASTLLYIKSQMLLPVEVDFGEDYEDPRQELVERLIEYQKFKEISKLMEEKERASEWTIERKKKQRTLPFSEEDDIWEQIEVWDLLKSFSTMIGTLSHERIIDLYEEVTINEKISLIHELLEGKDHFLFTDLIKKETSTMEVVCAFLAILESVKIKLISIFQNRLFGDIQIRKRVPLPGEHFEAYDFSDEDTQE
- the scpB gene encoding SMC-Scp complex subunit ScpB, with protein sequence MKLDRETALIEAILFLEGDPINTKQLVKFSNLSLEVVEHALTQLHERYASEDSGIELVEVGGGWQLVPKAELWDYLKDRYGKHNDNKLSRAALETLSIIAYSQPITRGEIENIRGVSADSMIKLLQNRGLVKGIGKKDVPGKPTQYGTTKEFLKLFRLKSISDLPKLDDINRDRFELNG
- a CDS encoding pseudouridine synthase, yielding MDKDDKKKRPDEAVRLQLYLARSGVGSRRACEKLISEGCVRVNGQVANSQGIKVVPGRDSVTYRGKPVFPTGKHYYIALNKPVRYLCTHYDLEGRPLAEDLIKGKFPVRLFNVGRLDFLSSGLIFFTNDGEFAKIITHPSHEIEKEYVVETAKRLSSELLEEFRKGVVVEGELYRIHAYNIISPVKVKIVLREGKNREIRKLFTSKNIKVKRLHRVRIGPVQIAGMHPGEFRNLKPKEIAWFMKQQKGEKR
- the cmk gene encoding (d)CMP kinase translates to MIVAIDGPAGVGKSTIAKAIAQRSAFFYISSGKFYRAVTLYALEQGIDVEKKEGLVDLVASLSFSIRQGELYIGARNVEPFLHTDRIDALVATVSAYPPLREEINKALRKTTAEMNVVMEGRDITTVVFPDAEVKIFLDASVETRAMRRFRQGTSELSYDELVDSIRSRDTIDREKPVGGLKVADDALYIDSSDLTIDQVCEKVVQEIFRAEQKVNQEKDGSDD
- the rpsA gene encoding 30S ribosomal protein S1 — encoded protein: MVVMTEKDSEKSTDIQASLQEEYLKSLEELEEGQLVEGSVIQVGPENVFVDVGYKSEGKIPLSEFETTPEIGDIVNVVLVRKEGKGGQVVVSKNKADVKLFWKELREAFDNEQPVEGTFDKVIKGGFEVDLGHGVRGFCPMSKTDVQRVENPDEYIGLKGKFLIDRLYSDNKLKIVLSRRGFMERDIAERKEKFFSETSIGDVVTGTVKSFTSFGAFIDLGGFDGLLHINDMSWGHVTRPKDYVKKGQEVELKVIKLDPEEQKINLSLKHFTPDPWLAFEAKYQVNDIVKGTVTKLTDFGAFIELEEGIEGLAHISELSWVKRINHPKEVLNIGDEVDVMILSYDIQQGRVSLGLKQVRPNPWDTIADSYPVGTRLTRKVVKITNAGAFVELEEGIDGFLHSDDLSWTRKIKNPGSVLKAGEEIDVVVISVDEESHRIRLGVKQLEEDPWQSLRKTYPKGSVIEGEITSVTDFGVFVRVPGGIEGLINKFNLTQPGEEVSDEVLSRFSPGEKITCLVTDINPHSQRLSLSIREYQRNLQRKEISKYIHDEDEETTVTFADILKEKGDSLDS
- a CDS encoding sigma-54-dependent Fis family transcriptional regulator — protein: MLNVDAQRLETLIEINELINTDFQDSRSLLTRILESATRLTGGEASSLLLLDPVNRKLYFEIALGSKGPEMKRFSLDLGEGIAGWVAQHNRSLIVNDVENDKRFFAPISKTIGFKTDSILAVPMRLREQCIGVIEIVNRKEGNAFSQDDLQWLEVFANQAALAIQNAKEYQKLLEEVHQLRHKVDDSTEFHHFVGTSNLIREKLELARRIGATESSVLLIGESGSGKELFAERIHLESMRREKPFIRVNCAALPEHLLESELFGHVKGAFTDASKERIGRFELADGGTIFLDEVGELPLSVQAKLLRVIQHQVFEKVGSSEPCRVDTRIIAATNRNLEEAMDKGLFRQDLYYRLNVLPFVVPPLRDRPEDIPVLADYFFRKTKRELGRTVSGFSAEAMDALLSYRWPGNVRELENVVERAIVISTHELIRPEDLMLPGSSSLTPDAYAGSSLKEAVLQFKRHFITKALEEHNWNQTDTAKAVGIQRTYLSKLIKELEISR
- a CDS encoding tetratricopeptide repeat protein, whose protein sequence is MAKIYDEKTATSTSAKIASGLHKYRKVILYTLIAVAVILAALAIASVLKQRKTDAGTIVAEELQESYAKWLQASDDEKASLEKEVVAKADAIKAKYRGTFPHQRALLVLGNLAFEKSQWDDAQKDFAELAKEYPKSYLAPVALMNQATALEEAGNNKEAVEIYQKVFDTYKETSPDAPRALFSIARLYETTGQKEAALDAYREVADSFPDSDWTKLSRDRIIYLETH